The following is a genomic window from Calditrichota bacterium.
CGTAGTTGATATCGGCGGCAGTCGAGGTTCCGATTCCTATTCCCGTGAACTATGCGGCGGCTGCCATGTCTCCCGCACCGGCGAAATAGGGCTCTTCCGGATCGTCACCGAGGAAGCCGCCTCGGCTGGAGTGCGCCGAATCGTCGCTGTAACTGGCGAGCACGCACTCAACTGGGCGCGCGATGAGCATCGTCAACTCGAAGCCGTCCAGGACATCGTCGGATCGCGCGGCTCAAGCCCGGTCGAGAAGTTGCGGAAGACAATCGCCGAAAAGAAGGCGCTCGAAAAGGATCTGGAGCAACTCCTCGGCTTGTGGGCAGCCGGCGAAGCCGCGCAACTGCTCGCCGCAGCAACTCCCATCGAAGGCGTCGCCGTCGTTCGCAAGCAGTATGACCGGCTCGATGTCGAGCGTCTCAAGATGGTCGGCGATGCAATACGCAGTCAGAACCCCAAAGCCGCAGCACTGCTCGTCAGTGCGGGTGAGAACGGCGCCGGGCAACTGGTCTGTGTCGTAGGCGATGATGCGATCCGGACGACCAGGCTGAAGGCAGGCGAACTTGTCGGTCAGGCGGCGAGATTGGCCGGCGGCGGCGGCGGTGGGCGGCCGCATATGGCAACCGCCGGGACGAAGACGCCGGAACTGCTGGGGGAGGCTGTGAGAGGATTTGAAGGGCTTGCACGGAATGCCCTAATAAACTGAAACCCTGTAAATCTGGAAACTTAAATGCCGCGCTTTGAGTACGCCATTGTGGAAGCCGGCACCCTTAGCGGCTGGAAGATTTCTTATCCCGACCATGATGAGAAGGTGAAATGTGATCTCATGCCGGTTCTTGTCCAACTCGGATCCGCAGGCTGGGAACGGGTGACAATGACCGATGAGGTGGGCGGCTTGCCTCGCCGTCTCTTTTACAAGCGTGCTCACAGCGATAAGGCATTGACGCTCGCCGACCGCCTTTTCTCCCCTGAAGGGCATTGTCACCTCTGGTTGCTGCTCGACCCTGACGCGCAAAGCACGGACGAACTGGCGCGCATCGCCTCAGAGGGTGAGTCTGCTGGAGTATCTGTCATCCTGATCGGCGGCAGTTTCATCGCCCATGACGGCTTCGATGATGCTGTTCGTGCGGTAAAGGCGAAGGTCCACATTCCGGTGCTCCTCTTTCCCGGCAGTTCCCGTCAGATTTCACCTCACGCCGACGGCGTGCTCTTCATGTCGCTCCTGTCGGGACGCAATCCACAGTATTTGATCGGCGAGCAAGTGATGGCCGCGCCGATCATTAAGCGGCTTGGGCTGCCCGTCCTTCCGATGGCTTATTTGCTGATTGAGTCGGGGCGGATGACCTCGGCTGAGTTCGTCTCCGACACCAAGCCGATTCCTCGCGACAAGTCAGGTCTTGCTGCAGCACACGCTATGGCGGCCGAACTCTTCGGCATGCAGGCGGTCTATCTTGAGGCCGGATCCGGCGCCGAACAACCCGTTCCGTCGGAGATGATCCGCGCCGTCGTGCAGAGTGTATCCATTCCCATTATCGTCGGCGGCGGCATCACATCTCCGTCATTGGCGAAAGAAGCCGCTGAAGCCGGCGCAAGCGCCATCGTCATTGGGACGGCGGTGGAGCAAAACGGCTCATCTCTGCTGGGCAGGATTGCAGACGCTATCGCCACCATTCCCAATCCAAAATCCAAAATCCAAAATCCCAAATCTATATGATCCTCGGCGCACACGTCTCTACCGCTGGAGGCGTCAGCAAAGGCACCCTTGAGGCTGCCGAGTTAGGCGTTCCGGCAATCCAGATATTCTCGAAGAACCAGCACCAGTGGAACGCCAAGCCGTTTGAAGATAAGGAATTGGCAAAGTGGTTCGACGGCTTGAAGGCTAACGGCGTGACTCATGCCGTCTCCCATGCCGCATACCTTATAAACCTCTGCGCCCCCGATGCTGATATTCATGCCCGTTCGCTTTCCGCTTTCCTCGACGAACTGGTTCGCGGCGATCAGTTAGGACTCGTCGGTGTCGTCCTTCATCCTGGCTCGCATATGAAAACCGGCGAAGAGAACGGTCTCCAGAAGATTGCCGACTCCCTTAGGCGCATCTTTGACCAGCATCCCGACGGCAAGGCTCTCTGCCTGCTCGAAGTGACCGCCGGACAAGGCAGTCACCTGGGCTATCGCTTCGAACACATTGCCGAACTGCTTCGCCGGGTCAACGCGCCTTCCCGGATGGGCGTCTGTTTAGACACCTGCCATATTCACTCCGCCGGTTACGATTGGACCTCCAGTGACGGCTACGAGCAAGTCTTCACCGAGTTTGACAAAGTCGTTGGGCTGGAACAGATTAAGTGCTTTCACTTGAACGATTCGAAGAAAGCCCTCGGCAGCCGTGTTGACCGCCATGAGCATATCGGCGATGGCACCATAGGCGCTTCCCCATTCAAGCGTCTGCTCGAAGATCGCCGGTTCAGGGACATTCCCGGCTTGCTCGAGACCCCTGGCGAGACCGCCGACTATGCGCGCAACCTCGCGACACTAAAGGCGCTGCTCGATTAGAGTTGCACACTTGCCTTATCGGGCAATCGACCTCGCGGCGCTCCTAACCGGCGCCCGAATACTGATCATCCAGTTGCGGGCGATGGGGGATTCCGTCCTGGCAACGCCGATCATCCGCTTTCTCTATTCAGAGCGCCCCGATCTACGCATCGACATCCTCCTTGAGGCACTTCCGGCATCGGCATTAGGCCACAATCCTCACGTAAACGAAGTCATCATCGCACCATCGCGGGGCAGCGGTCTATCCCGCTACCTGCCGCTCGTCCGGAAACTGCAGTATAACAGGTACGACCTCGTCCTGGATTTCCTCTCCACGCCCGGATCGGCATTACTCACGCGTTTGACGGGCGCTCCACTCCGGGCTGGTTGGGCTTTACCGGGCCGGTTCGGCAGTTACAACCATGCCATTGTTCCTCCGACGACTCTAGAGTACGCCGTTAGGTCCAAGATGCGTTTCTTCAGGAGCCGCAGACTGGATGATGTACCTGAAGATGATATGCTTCCCGTGGTCTATCCCGGAACCGAAGATAGAGAATGGGCAAAAGTACGCCTCCAGAGCCTGCACATTGGCGGGAGATTGACACTTGCACTGGCACCTTTCTGCAAGCGCGAGCATCGTCAGTGGCCTTTGACTTGCTGGACGAGTCTTTGTGATTCGCTGCAACGACGTTATAGGTGCCGGTTCCTACTCTTTGCCGCAGACGCCGAACGTGACTATCTTATAAGTTTGGAGCGGGCGTTAGGCGAATCCGTCAGTTGGGCAGGTTCACCCGATCCGCTAAAGGCTGCAGCGTTGATGCAACATACAACTCTGCTTTTATCCGGTGAAAACGGGCTCTTGCATCTTGGCATTGCGTCCGATATACCGGCGTGGGCCGTCTTCGCGGGTAAAGACGCCCCCGAGCAATGGCTTCCCGGTATTCCATCGCGCTCTCTGGGTGTTGACCTTCGAATTGACCGTAATGAAAAAGCAGGATTAGATATCGCACTCACCTCGGCTATTAAATTCATCGAGCACCATCTTCCCGGTTTGGGCCATTGAGTCGTATATCTGCCGAGCAGACCGCTCTTGCCCTCATCGCGTTTGCGATGCCGATCTCGATCGCTGCAGCAAACCTTGCGCTCGGGTTTGGGCTGCTTCTTGCGTTGTGGCGGATAGTCGAAGTTGATCCCGGCAGAAGCCGATTGGGGGGACTATTCGGGATTATGCTCCTCATCTTCTTGGTAGTCCACTTTACTGCTATGCTTCTGTCGAACTACCCGGTTCATTTAAAGCACTGGTTTGAAAAGCGCTGGGTGCTTGCCGCATTCGTCGTCCCGGTAGTTCTTATTCGTGATCAACTTTCCGGGGAGCGCGCGCTCTATTTGGTCATGATCGGCGGACTACTGGCAGCGATTCTGGCACTTGTCCAGAATGCTTTCGGTTGGGATCCCGTGCGGGATCAGTTCATGGAGTATCACGGTGGCGGAAGCATGGCCATAGGCCCTTTCAATCATCACCTGACCTATGGGGGCGCGGCGATGATTGTTGCCCTGCTGGCGCTTGCTCGGTTCCCGTTCGGCGGGAGTCGGGTCGATCTTCTGCGCGCCTTTTTTGCCATCATCTTATCTGCCCTGGGACTATATGTCAGTTTTGCGCGCAGCGCGTTGGTCGGCTTCGGAGTTGGTGCACTTGGCTTCGTCCTGCTTGCACCACGAAAGTTGCGTTATTGGGCATTGGGTGCACTGGTCACCGGCGGAGCGGCACTCCTCGCTCTTGTTCCCGGAATGCTTACTCGTTTCACCTATATCTTTCAAGGCGAAGGCGTCGGTGAAGGCCCTCGATTGGCACTCGTTAGATCGTCCCTCCGCATTATCAGGGAATATCCGCTTCTTGGCGTCGGTGCCGGCAATTGGCGCGAAGCGTTCTTCCAGTATGGCGCTTCTGGACGCTATCCGAGCATTGCCCATCCGCACAGCGATCTCCTCTCGATTGCTGTCGATGGCGGACTGATTTCGCTAACGTTATTCATTGCCGTTTGGGTCATCTTCTTCGCCCGGATGATTCGCTGGCGACCGGATGATAACCTCGCCGGTGAATCCCATTCAGGAGAGTCTATAGTCCGCAAGAGCGCATTAATGGTCGTGCCTGCAATCTTCACCGCCGGGCTTTTTCAAAACTACTTAACCGACGCTGAAGTTGCCAACATACTCTGGTTTGTCGTCGGGACGGCGCTGGCAGTCGAATCGTCAAGCCGGGCTCCAGTCCGTGGCTGATCTTTCGGTAGCGATGATCGCATTCAACGAAGCCGCTCATCTCCCGCGCTCACTTGGCAGTGTCTGCTGGGCCGATCAACTTGTCCTAATCGATAGTTCTTCGACCGATACCACAGCCGAAGTCGGTTCAGCGCTCGGCGCCGAAGTTGAGACGCTTCCCAATCATCCCAACCTCAACCTGAACAAGAATGCCGCCATAGACCGCTGTCGATGCGAGTGGATATTGGTGCTCGACGCAGATGAAGTTGTTTCCGACGAACTTGCTGGTGAGATCCGCAGAGTCATTTCGCATCCCAATGCTGTCGGCTACTGCCTTCCACGACGCAACCATGTTATGGGCCGCGCTCTTAGATTCGGAAGTCAATATCCCGATTGGCAATTGCGCCTATTCCGGCGCAACAAAGGGCGATTTCCCGCGGATCACATCCATGAGACGATCAAAATTGAAGGCCGAGTAGGTCGGCTGGAAAATCCCCTTTATCATTATCCCTATGTTTCCGTTGAGGCACTCTCACGCAAGGGACTTAGGGATGCCGCTTTCGAAGCCCGTCACTTGTTTTCGAAAGGCCGCCGAGCGTCGCTGCTCAAGTTCTATTACCAGTGCTCCCTCAAAGCCAATCTCCGCTTCTTCCGACGCTACATCCTGAAAGGCGGCTTTCTCGACGGCGTTCCCGGTCTGATGATGGCTTCGTTCGATGCCTGGAATACGGTTCTTAGATGGTTACTGCTCTGGGAAATGGAGCAGGTTGACAACTCTATGAAGCCACCGAGTTCTCAATGACCACCTCACGAGATGTCAGCCGGACGCCGCTCCTCGAGCAGTTTTCCGCTATTAAGAAGAAGTTCCCTGATTCGATCCTCTTCTATCGAATGGGCGACTTTTATGAGATGTTTTATGACGACGCAGTGATTGGATCGGAAATCCTCGGCATTCGCCTTACCTCTCGCGCCCATGGCAAAGGTGTCAATGTGCCCCTGGCCGGATTTCCCTACCATCAACTTGATACCTATCTCACCCGAATGGTCGATGCCGGCCGGCGGGTGGTCATCGTCGAACAAGTTGAAGATCCCAAGAAAGCCAAGGGCCTTGTCAAGCGCGATGTCGTCCGTGTCGTTACCGCAGGGACGAATCCTGCGCTGCTTGAAGACGGAGATCTTGCACCAGCCCGCATAGCCGCGATGATTCACCAGGGAGACACATACGGCTATGCCTGGGCTGAACTCGCCGGCAGCAGCATTTCGGCCGGGACTTTTACCTTGCCGGAACTGCATCGCCTTGCGTTGCGTCTGGAGCCGGTTGAACTGATCATCCCCGCCTCCACCACCGAACTCGGCCCGGCACCGGAAAAGAACCGCACCGGTCAATCCGTTAGCCGGCTGGAAGACTGGATTTGGGAAGATGAGTTCGCTCGCCGAACACTTACCGGTCACTTCGATACCGTTAACCTCAAAGGCTTCGGTCTTGAAGGTGAACCCGCCGCGCTGGCTGCTGCAGGCGCTTTGCTTTACTACCTTAAACAGAACCTGCGCGCCGATCCGTCGCATATCACACGCCTTGTTCGTGCTGATGTTGGGCACAACCTTTTGATCGAGACCTCTACCCGACGAAACCTCGAACTGACACACTCGCTCTCCGGCAATCCCCGGGCAACACTCATCTCGGTTATCGACCGCACCGTTACCCCCTCCGGTCGAAGGCTACTTTTCAGCCGTCTCCTCGAACCCCTCGCCGATATAAACTTGATCGACGAGCGACTCGATGCGGTTGGAGAAATCACCCGACGCGAACGCGAGCGGGAATCTGTTCGTCAATTGCTTAAACGGTCTGGCGACATCCAGCGCATGCTGGCCCGACTTGCGACCGCACGAGGATCGCCCCGCGATCTCACAGCGCTTGCCGCCACTCTTGAGATGCTGCCAGTTCTTCAGCAGTTAACTACTGCCTTTCGCAGCGAGTTGATCCGCGCCTGGGCGGGACGTATCTCCGTATGCGCTGATATTGCATCGTTAATACGAAATGCAATCACCGACGAACCGCCGCTGCTCGCTTCCGAAGGCGGAGTTATCCGCGACGGCTATGACCGTCAAATCGACGACCTCCGGAGCGTCGAAACCAGTGGCAAGTCATTTCTCGAAGACCTTGAGAGCCGAGAGCGCAAAGCAACCGGTATCCCGAATCTTCGCGTCGGTTTCAATCGCGTCTTCGGTTACTATATCGAAATCACCCGTTCGCATCAAGGTAAGGTTCCGAGCCGCTACGAACGGCGCCAAACGCTGACCGGCGCCGAACGCTACACCCTCCCCGAATTGAAGGATTACGAAGAGAAAATCCTCACTGCGACCGACCAGATTCGGGAACGAGAAATCGAACTCTACGGAGTCATTGTATCCCGGGTTTTGGAGAGCGCTGCTACGCTGCAAGAGAATGCCGCCGCGCTTGCTGAATTCGACTTCCTTACCTCGCTCGCTCAACTTGCCATGGATGAGCGCTTTCATCGACCGACTCTTACAGACGATGACACGCTTGAGATCGTCGAAGGACGTCATCCGGTCGTTGACCGACTCCTGCCGGCAGGTGAGACTTTTATCCCCAATGACACCTCGTTGGGCGGCAATGGACCGCGAATCGCCATTGTGACTGGTCCCAATATGGCCGGTAAGTCAACGTATCTGCGCCAGACCGGGATCATTGTTATTCTGGCTCAAATGGGCTCTTTCATCCCCGCGAAGTCAGCCCGGATCGGAGTCGTAGATCGCCTCTTCACCCGCATCGGCGCACTCGACAACCTTGCCGGTGGTGAATCGACCTTCCTTGTAGAAATGCAAGAGACAGCTGCAATACTCAACAATGCTACATCCCGTTCACTGGTTCTATTCGATGAAGTGGGAAGGGGGACTTCGACCTTTGACGGACTCTCCATCGCCTGGTCGATTATCGAGTATCTGCACGAAACGCCGCGCCTACGCCCGCGAACCCTCTTTGCAACACACTTTCACGAGTTGATCGATCTGGAGAACTATCTTCCCGGCGTCGTCAACCTTAACGTTGCAGTGCGCGAATATGGCGATAAAGTCGTGTTCATGCGAAAGATCGTCCCCGGCGGCAGCGATCACAGTTTCGGGATTCATGTCGCAAGAATGGCCGGTATCCCGCGCGAGGTCATCGAACGCGCCCAGGATGTCCTCGCCAATCTCGAAGCAAATGACCTGAGTCCCACCGTTTCGGTGTCGCCCGATGCCGGAAATGGACGTGTAGATCGTAATACCATTGAGAGCAAGTCTGGAACGAAGCGCCTCCCGGCACGGCACACGGCACAACTCTCGTTCTTCGATCCGTTGGAGCGAAAATTGCGCGAGCGCTTGGAGTCACTTGAGCCGGAGCATCTCTCACCGCTCGAGGCGCATCGGCTGCTGATTGAACTAAAGCAAAGTCTGACGACCAATGACTGATCTCCAGATGCAAGGGGAATGTCGCTCGAGCAATAAGCAATCGATTGTTGCCAAGCCTGCCCAGTGCTCATTAGTCATTGATCATTAGTCATTAACAACTATATTCTTCCCTTGGATCATGTCATCCGAATTTGACGTAACCCTCTATTACATAGCCTTTACGGCTTACTTCGGCGGGTTCGCCTCCTTCAGTTTAAATGCCGCGCTGAAGGGAGCCTTCTGGCATCGTACCGGTGCCGCCCTGATGACCTTCGGGCTGTTGCCGCACACTGCAGCCTTCATCGCCCGCTGGCAGTTGACCGGTCATGTGCCGCTCTCCAACATGTATGAATACATGTCGGCGATGTCGTGGATGGCGGTCCTGACGCTTCTATACGTCTATCGTCGTTATGGCCGCCCCGAGATCGGCACTTTCATTTCGCCTGTCGTCTTCATGCTGATGGTAGCGGGAGCGCTCCTTCCCAAGGAGGCTTCGCAGTCGCTTATGCCTGCTTTGCGAAGTGTCTGGCTAATTATACACGTCGCGCTTGCGGCTCTCGGCGCCGGTTGCTTTCTGGTTTCTTTTGCCGGCAGTTCGATCTATCTCCTGACACGCTATCAGCCACTTGCGAAGAAGCGTGGAGATGCAAAGCCAGATGCTTCGCTAATTTGGAAATTTCTCCTTCTGGGGCCGCTGGCAATCGCACTCGTTGCATCGCTGGTTGGTCTCAAACCTCCGACACCGTCATCGTCATTCGGTCCGGCAGGCGATGCTGTCAACCTCGGTGGCTTTTTCATCTTGACAGGGATGGCATTCCTGCTGGGAACGGCAGTCACGCCGTTTCTATGGCGTCGGCGCAGGGCAGGCGACTCGAGCGGTCTTGGGGGCTGGCTATTCATTGGGCTGTTGACTTGTTTTCTGAC
Proteins encoded in this region:
- the mutS gene encoding DNA mismatch repair protein MutS, whose product is MTTSRDVSRTPLLEQFSAIKKKFPDSILFYRMGDFYEMFYDDAVIGSEILGIRLTSRAHGKGVNVPLAGFPYHQLDTYLTRMVDAGRRVVIVEQVEDPKKAKGLVKRDVVRVVTAGTNPALLEDGDLAPARIAAMIHQGDTYGYAWAELAGSSISAGTFTLPELHRLALRLEPVELIIPASTTELGPAPEKNRTGQSVSRLEDWIWEDEFARRTLTGHFDTVNLKGFGLEGEPAALAAAGALLYYLKQNLRADPSHITRLVRADVGHNLLIETSTRRNLELTHSLSGNPRATLISVIDRTVTPSGRRLLFSRLLEPLADINLIDERLDAVGEITRRERERESVRQLLKRSGDIQRMLARLATARGSPRDLTALAATLEMLPVLQQLTTAFRSELIRAWAGRISVCADIASLIRNAITDEPPLLASEGGVIRDGYDRQIDDLRSVETSGKSFLEDLESRERKATGIPNLRVGFNRVFGYYIEITRSHQGKVPSRYERRQTLTGAERYTLPELKDYEEKILTATDQIREREIELYGVIVSRVLESAATLQENAAALAEFDFLTSLAQLAMDERFHRPTLTDDDTLEIVEGRHPVVDRLLPAGETFIPNDTSLGGNGPRIAIVTGPNMAGKSTYLRQTGIIVILAQMGSFIPAKSARIGVVDRLFTRIGALDNLAGGESTFLVEMQETAAILNNATSRSLVLFDEVGRGTSTFDGLSIAWSIIEYLHETPRLRPRTLFATHFHELIDLENYLPGVVNLNVAVREYGDKVVFMRKIVPGGSDHSFGIHVARMAGIPREVIERAQDVLANLEANDLSPTVSVSPDAGNGRVDRNTIESKSGTKRLPARHTAQLSFFDPLERKLRERLESLEPEHLSPLEAHRLLIELKQSLTTND
- a CDS encoding geranylgeranylglyceryl/heptaprenylglyceryl phosphate synthase, whose product is MTDEVGGLPRRLFYKRAHSDKALTLADRLFSPEGHCHLWLLLDPDAQSTDELARIASEGESAGVSVILIGGSFIAHDGFDDAVRAVKAKVHIPVLLFPGSSRQISPHADGVLFMSLLSGRNPQYLIGEQVMAAPIIKRLGLPVLPMAYLLIESGRMTSAEFVSDTKPIPRDKSGLAAAHAMAAELFGMQAVYLEAGSGAEQPVPSEMIRAVVQSVSIPIIVGGGITSPSLAKEAAEAGASAIVIGTAVEQNGSSLLGRIADAIATIPNPKSKIQNPKSI
- a CDS encoding glycosyltransferase family 9 protein, with the protein product MPYRAIDLAALLTGARILIIQLRAMGDSVLATPIIRFLYSERPDLRIDILLEALPASALGHNPHVNEVIIAPSRGSGLSRYLPLVRKLQYNRYDLVLDFLSTPGSALLTRLTGAPLRAGWALPGRFGSYNHAIVPPTTLEYAVRSKMRFFRSRRLDDVPEDDMLPVVYPGTEDREWAKVRLQSLHIGGRLTLALAPFCKREHRQWPLTCWTSLCDSLQRRYRCRFLLFAADAERDYLISLERALGESVSWAGSPDPLKAAALMQHTTLLLSGENGLLHLGIASDIPAWAVFAGKDAPEQWLPGIPSRSLGVDLRIDRNEKAGLDIALTSAIKFIEHHLPGLGH
- a CDS encoding deoxyribonuclease IV, whose amino-acid sequence is MILGAHVSTAGGVSKGTLEAAELGVPAIQIFSKNQHQWNAKPFEDKELAKWFDGLKANGVTHAVSHAAYLINLCAPDADIHARSLSAFLDELVRGDQLGLVGVVLHPGSHMKTGEENGLQKIADSLRRIFDQHPDGKALCLLEVTAGQGSHLGYRFEHIAELLRRVNAPSRMGVCLDTCHIHSAGYDWTSSDGYEQVFTEFDKVVGLEQIKCFHLNDSKKALGSRVDRHEHIGDGTIGASPFKRLLEDRRFRDIPGLLETPGETADYARNLATLKALLD
- a CDS encoding O-antigen ligase family protein; amino-acid sequence: MSRISAEQTALALIAFAMPISIAAANLALGFGLLLALWRIVEVDPGRSRLGGLFGIMLLIFLVVHFTAMLLSNYPVHLKHWFEKRWVLAAFVVPVVLIRDQLSGERALYLVMIGGLLAAILALVQNAFGWDPVRDQFMEYHGGGSMAIGPFNHHLTYGGAAMIVALLALARFPFGGSRVDLLRAFFAIILSALGLYVSFARSALVGFGVGALGFVLLAPRKLRYWALGALVTGGAALLALVPGMLTRFTYIFQGEGVGEGPRLALVRSSLRIIREYPLLGVGAGNWREAFFQYGASGRYPSIAHPHSDLLSIAVDGGLISLTLFIAVWVIFFARMIRWRPDDNLAGESHSGESIVRKSALMVVPAIFTAGLFQNYLTDAEVANILWFVVGTALAVESSSRAPVRG
- a CDS encoding glycosyltransferase family 2 protein; protein product: MADLSVAMIAFNEAAHLPRSLGSVCWADQLVLIDSSSTDTTAEVGSALGAEVETLPNHPNLNLNKNAAIDRCRCEWILVLDADEVVSDELAGEIRRVISHPNAVGYCLPRRNHVMGRALRFGSQYPDWQLRLFRRNKGRFPADHIHETIKIEGRVGRLENPLYHYPYVSVEALSRKGLRDAAFEARHLFSKGRRASLLKFYYQCSLKANLRFFRRYILKGGFLDGVPGLMMASFDAWNTVLRWLLLWEMEQVDNSMKPPSSQ